cagcctccggaactcgccagcctcgggaattcacttcgggcactccgctataattcaccggactgtccggtgtacaccggactgtccggtgtaacagcggggcaacggctacctgcaggcgcaattaatgcgcgccagcgcgcgcagggtcagacacgcccatgctggcgcaccggacagtctacagtacatgtccggtgcgccaccggacatccaggcgggcccagaagacagaactccaacggtcgaacccaacggcttttggtgacgtggctgtcgcaccggacatgtccggtgtgcaccggactgtccggtgcgccatcgaacagacagcctcaccaaacggctagtttggtggttgggactataaatacccccaaccaccccacattcaattcatccaagttttccacttcccaactacttacaagagctctagcattcaattctagacacaccaaagagatcaagtcctctccaaattccacacaacgccctagtgattagagagagagatttgcttgtgttctttcgagctcttacgtttggattgctttcttctttcttgattctttcttgcgatcaaaactcacttgtaattgaggcaagagacaccaattttgtggtggtccttgtaggaactttgtgttccaagtgattgagaagagaaagctcactcggtccgagtgaccgtttgagagagggtaagggttgaaagagacccggcctttgtggcctcctcaacggggagtaggtttgcgagaaccgaaccttggtaaaacaaatccgcgtgtcacacttcttattcgcctgcgatttgttttccgccctccctcgcggactcgattatatttctaacgctaacccggcttgtagttgtgattatttttgagaatttcagtttcgccctattcaccccccctctaggcgactttcagttggcGAGATCCGTCGAGCTCGGGTAGGTGGTTGCGTCCAACAGCGCGAGGATGACGGAGTCCGCGAACGCACGACGGCGGTCCACTGACCAAGAGGGCCCAATCATCAGTGTAGCTGGGCGCGCGCGAAGGTCTGACCGGGCAGGCCCACAGACCAGGCGGAGTCACACGTACACGCGCGGTGGGAAGACAACGACTAGGACGCCGCGGAGTATGGCACGTGGGACCCGTGGATCAGTGGTACCGACGCGGAAGCGGGTGCGATAGGTACTGGCGGGTAGGCCCGACCCGTCAGTGAGGCGGAACCCAGGCGCACGAGATGAACTGGGCCGAGTTCAGGGAGATTAGGCCCAGGCGCAGTTTTTTTCTATTTctcttttgtttttattttttttcccTTTTTGATTCATTTTCTTTTCATTTGAATCACTAATTTTAATTAGAGTCTTGTTATGAAATTCAACTTTGAATCAAATTTATAAACTCAGATCTGTATAAGAATAATATATTTTTATGCTTATTTTTATTTCACATAATATTCGTTTGCTTCCCTTTCCTAAATGCTAGGGTCTCCTTTTATTTTCCAAAGTCTATTTTAggaatttaatatatttctttttttccaattattttatgttgtcacaaaatgcacacaaaacaaaatccaacatgatgcatgatttTTTTATCCTTCGTTTTAGTTCATCTCTaaattttatgtatgctctttttatgatgcaaatgaggcacatataataaggaaatcactatataatccctttatacaattttgagtattacaccaGAATCCTTGATTCGTTCTATACTATCGTGTCTATATATAGTTATATTTTATTGATATCGTCTTAGTCTTGTTAGACCTGACTGTTGTTGTATAATACATGGTTGGTTTTATGCTATAATGGTCAGGTTGTATCTTCTAATGAAAATGATTGACAATCTTTATGTGAGGAACAGAGGGGCATGCTTGGTTCAGTTTACCTAACGTTGTATAGTGATCTACCGGTTCGAATTGCCATACTGATTCTAAAAACTGATCCACTTATTTGAATCCTTGAGTTGTTAGATGAATGCACTGACCTTGAATTGTGAATAGGCACATGCATGGTTCGGTTTCCTGAACTGAATGTTGTAGTTGTCTCTATTCATTCGAATTGTCAAACTGATCCTGAAAATATGATAACTGATTTGAATCCCTTAATTTGTTAGTCCTGAAAGATGTGAATACACACATTCTGCTTATGACACTGCTTATGACTTATCTATATACAGTGTGGTTACTTGTCTGATCTGTAGTGCGTTTTGATTTCCTAGAATGATTTATCCCATATGTTGTTATTCCAGTGTTGCTATGATGGTGTTTCGAGGTGTGCTGGTTGTCAAGGTTCTGGCTTCAAGGTCCAAATCCGGCAGTTGGGACCTGGAATGATTCAGCAAATGCAACATCTTTGCAATGAGTGCAAGGGTTCTGGAGAGACCATCAGCGATAAGGATAGATGCCcacaatgcaaaggtgataaagttGTGCCGGAGAAGAAAGTTCTTGAAGTGGTAGTTGAGAAAGGTATGCAGAACGGGCAGAAGATCACATTCCCTGGCGAAGCTGATGAAGCGGTAATGACTCCTTAGTCCTCATTTCTAAAGTTATTCCTCTGGCACAAACTAAACTTCTGTTCTAACTAATGTGTGCAACCTTGGGTTCTAactatcttgtgcttgtgtgcagCCTGATACTGCCACTGGAGATATCATCTTTGTTCTCCAGCAGAAGGAGCATCCCAAGTTCAAGAGAAAGGGCGATGACCTCTTCCACAAGCACACACTGACCTTGACTGAATCTCTGTGTGGCTTCCAGTTTGTTCTGGCTCACTTGGATAACAGGCAGCTGCTGATCAAATCGAACCCTGGCGAAGTTGTGAAGCCTGGTGGGTGATTCTGACGTATGATTATGATTCTGCCTTCGTGATTTGGCCAATGCTCATTGATTATTTTAAATTTGTGCAGGTTCTTTCAAGACAATCAACGATGAAGGCATGCCCATGTATCAGTGGCCCTTCATGAAGGGCAAGCTGTACATCCACTTCTCGGTGGAGTTCCCGAACTCGTTGAGCCCGGAGCAGTGCAAGGCCCTGGAGGTTGTTCTCCCGCCCAAGCCAGTATCACAGTACACTGACATGGAGCTGGACGAGTGCGAGGAGACGATGCCCTACGACGTGAACATCGAAGAGGAGATGCggaggcggcagcagcagcaccaggagGCCTACGACGAGGATGATGATGTGCCAAGTGGTGGGCAAAGGGTGCAGTGCGCCCAACAGTAGGCATCTTGCGACAAATTTGATGTTTCGCTTTGGACGACTATTGAGTTTACCCGCTTATATTGATCTGATGATACTTCGGTTACAAGAGTACAGTATTACTAAAGATTAGTTCCTATATAATGGCACATTGGCACTAACATTGTTATGCATTTTAATGCactcgtagcaacgcacgggcatagacCTAGTTTTACATAAAATTTAAAAATCGAATCAGATTATGATCAGActatatttctatttatttttgaactaattttTTTAAGAATCTGACTTATTATGAAGAAACATTTAAATCATGGTTGATTGCCACTCATAGAAGTAGCGTGTTGGCTGATTGATGGGGACCCGAATCAAGTGGGAAGCCATGTGGCTTGTGTTTTGCCAACTGTTGATCCCTGCAGGCCCCTCGTGATTGATTTATTAGTTGTGGGCCGTTGAGCTCAGTGTCCATGTACGAGTAAAGCAACTTGTCactttgccatgccataaacattATCAATGCCATGTCAATCATGTTGTTCATTAAGTCGTCATAAAATGCTGGAAAATAACGTTTTTATACTCCAACTGAAACGCTAAAATGCCTCTATTGCCATCACTCGAAGACTAGTATTGTATATGACAACCTGTGAAAATTCTTTATTCCTTTGCTCCCACGAACAATTCATCACTACACACGGACGCACACATTACGCGTGAATGAATACGTGTATGGCATATACCATAATACCAATCACAGTCACAGGATCTTGTATGTAAAAAATATACTGCACGTCTAGAGTGTACACTTGAGGGTAGTATTGGATGACAATTTAAATGTTTTTTTATAAAATAATAGAATACTAAataatttttagtttaaaaataaataaaatagagTCTAATTCTAATTCAAtgtttaaattttatagtgtaaaatttagagcctatTATACGCTGCATTGGCCATACTTCTCGATAACTACATGCGACACTACATAGTACTCCTGACTGTGCCTAGACGGACCCCTGCCTGTAATCGCGGCGACTCCTCTAGTTTCTACAAGCCCCGGGCATCTCCTAATCAAATCGGGAACACGTACGGGTACCCCTGGTCCGTCGATCGCGGTCACGCGGTGCCGTCGACGCGCGCCTTGGTGACGCCGGCGCAGGCGTCGACGAAGTCGCCGTCGATGAAGTCGGTGGAGAAGACCTGGAGCTTGTCGCCGAGGCCCTTGGCGAAGACCTCGGCGATGAACATCCGCGCGTAGCCGTGGATCCGCCTCGTCACGGGCCACACGCACACCACCGGGTTGTCGGGCCTGGGCGTCACCGTGTTCTCCACCCGGTACAAGAACCCGCGGCCCGCCACCGGCGGCTGCTGCCCCAGGAACTTGAGGTTGCTCTCGAACTTGGTCTCCGGCAGGTCCGTGTCGATCCAGTTGTCCCTGAGGTACCCGGCGCTCCACAGGGGCTCCCCGGGCCCGGGCGCCGGCGACCTGCGCGGCTTCCACACGCAGATGACCCGGCGCGGGAGCAGCTCCGCGACGGTCTTGTGGAACACCGCCTCGTCCTGCGGGATCAGCAGGTGCTCGCCGAGCCTCTCCACCAGGAACCTGCCGAACTCGGGCGGGTCCTCGTGCCCGAACTCGGTGCGCACCTCCAGGACGACCACCTCGGACTCGGTCTCGCCCAGGAACCTGGTCACGTCGTCCAGCACCACGTCGACGGGGTACGTGGCCAGGACGCCGTGGCATACGCGGCGCCCCTTCTGGACGCGCACGTCGAGGACGCGCGCGCCCAGCGCCAGCTGCTCGTACACGGACAGCGACTGGCACTGCGCGAAGGGGCGGGTCACGAACGGCACGCCGATCCGGTCGGTGGCCGAGTCGTGCGTGCCGGGCCACACCACCTGGTGCACGCGCAGCCTGCCGGCGCCCAGCTCCGCCATCCACCGCTTCCGGTCCGCCGGCCGGTGCTCAGACCCCGGGAACGTGTCGCCCGACGACGACAGCCGCGTCGCCAGCGCCCGCTTCTCGGCGGCCACCAGCTTCCGCCGGTCCACCTGCTTCGAGAAGAAGGCGCCCATGGCTTCGTCCACCGGGTTGGTGGCTGCCGTTGTTGCCAGCGCTGCTGCTATTGGGGGGCAGCCATGGATGGATAAATAAAGGGTCCTGTGCCTCGAGCTCTGACCTGGACCTGGACGTCGAGATTGATTGATAGCTGCTAGCTAGCAACACAAACAAGGAAGAAAAATATCAATGCGTGTGATTAGCCAACAACATGCATGCTCGGGCGCTCGGCTGATCGAGCCCTAGCGGTGAGGAGGAAGGAAGGGACGGACGGCGTGTTCTTGTCACCTCCGCTGCGGTTTCTCCCAAAAAGACTTCGGTTTCCTTGGATTGGAATTGGATGCTACGATTGGCGTTATGGTGTTGATGCCAGGCCAGGCGACAGTTTTTTTTCCCTTCCCAAAATCACTACTACTAGAGAGAGGTTAACTGGTTCGTTCGGGGCATGGGCGGGGtagtttttatttatttatttatggcgAGACGGTGACGGAATCGAGTCCACAAGCCAAAAGGACACGGTTTATGCCATTATGGACGGACACGCGATGCCATTGGCGACCTGGAGAGGTGAAGGTTCTTCCAGTTCCATGTTGGCGCAATAATTTGTCAAGCAaatgcagcaaacttttgttgccgcAGAGTAGCCACGACGACGTAAATGCATGCAAATATATGAGCACTATTTTTATATTACTAAGAATAGTGTTAAACATATCAATAAACCTAGATGTTCTATAAAAAGGAAGTTTAGATTTAACAATTAAACTTTAAAACTATATTATGAGACGGGGGTAGTTTTTATACTAATGGTTGAAGTTTTTGAAAAAAGAACAACCAGTGCTATTCTACGAATTGCTTGGAAACCGACGTTATTTTCTTAACGTCTTCTCAAACCAGTGTTGTTTTGTGAATTCTCTCTGTGGGACTCAGGAAGCCTGAATATCATAAGACGTTTGATTTTTTAAAAAGAAAATGTATTGTTTCAATCATATATCTAGACATAGCGTATTTCGCAAAGGGCGAGAGTATTATTCAATATTGAGATATCGTCCAAGAAAGAAATGTTGTGGATTACGGCGTTAGGGGCCTGTGCAGCGTTCTCAGAGTTGAGAGCTCGCGCGTCACCTTCACCATGGGTGCTCTGGGTGTTGGTAATAAGGTCGCATGTCCATGGTGTCTGCACTGCACCTAGCACGAAATGCCCTGTCGGTCATCGGGTGTTGCGCCCTCTTGGCCTCATTCTCCTTCGCCGACGATGATGGTCGAGGCAAGGTGGATTAATTTGGTCACCGTACCGGACCAGGGCACAACGAGGTGGCGTGGTGCAGCCCGGTGCGGTGCCGACGACAAGTGCACATGGAAGCAAGGATCCTCGTGGACATGGTGGACCTCTGGATGGAAACAAGACCGTCGGCTTGACATGTCCTTGCTAGTTTCATCACTGCTTCGGACAATGAGCCAAAATAGTTAATCTGGCTGTATATAATACAGTGCTATAACCGTGTAAAACACTATTCTTTTCGTTGTAAATTACAATTTGTTTGAACGACTCGTCTTGTTCAAATTTTTAGAAAAAATGAAAATTCAAAGTCATATTTAAaatatattatatgctaaacatATCACAACAAAAAATAACAATAATTATGAATTTTTTGAATAAGATGAACCAGTTAAACTTAGGATAAAAAattcaaacgaattataaatttgAACCAAGGGAGTATTTTGCACTCCGAATGTTTTTTTTATATGTGTAGGCCCTGTTTGGAAAATCCGGTGAAGTTGATGAAACAGTTCATTAGaagctttagaaaatcacaacgctGAAGCCATAAGTTTTTAGAAGACATTTAGAGAACCGTTTTGTTTTTCTATTTAGATAAAATAATAAGTTTTAAAACCGTTTAGATTTATATTATAGTACACCATTGCTTCACGTTGAAGCTGGAACCCATAGCAGTACCGTCTCCTAGATGCGTATCATTGAACACGAGTAATTTCTTTAACATTTCGAAAGTGTTTTGTATACACACATGTGCACCTAACATTAAATGGGATTGTTTCGCCTGGATGGCTAATACTAAATGCTTACATATAATACTGGCAGTTCATTAGCTGTAACCACTCAACGTGCTACCTAACATTTCGGAAACCAAAGCGGCATGAACAGAAAGGTAGGTGCATTTAAAGTTTGCGATATACTCCTACTCCATAAAGTTTGCGATATACTTACATTGAATACATGAAGTCAAATGGAAACTTGGTATCAGAAACGATTGATAGGGAAaaaaacagatttggtgaatgcagcCGGATCTGAAGCGTTGCAGTATTCCCTGATTCACCCGGGCCACGCGTCAGGACAGGAGGGGCTCCATCCACCGATCCACGTGGTAACAGTCAGCCCGGCACGTCGCCCGCTAGCTAGGCAGAGTGGCAGGGCAGGCAGACAACTATAGCCAGCAGCCAGCCAGGCAAAGGCCAAAGGCAGCCAACCACCCTCCGATTCCATTTCCATCCCTCGGTGCTGCATTTGACTTGACcccgcagagagagagagaagccgCAAAGCCGACGCGAATGTAGCGCAGAGACAACGCGACGGCCGTTGCTGCCGTCCCGTCCCGTGCTCTGCGCGGCCTGCCGCCAGCTCAGGCACGCGCGCGCGCGGCGCGCCCAACCCGGCCCTCGCCCAAAAAAACCAAGAACCATGCCAAATTAACTCGCTGCCACCACCGCCCCCCGTTCACCTCCTCTTCCTCCTCCAGTTCTCCCCCAATTCCCACCCTGCGGAGGAGGCAGGGAGGAAGGTCGGATCGAGCAGCCCGCCTGCTGCGGGATTGGGGACAGGGCCTGGCGCCTGGGGCCGGCCGCCATTAGGTTGCTTGACCGCGCCGCCGCGGCGAGGGGCCAGCGTCGTCGGGCGGGACGGGATGGACGACCTCAAGCAGATCCTGGCGCGCCCGATCCAGCTCGCCGAGCAGGTAATAAAGTGGTCCGACGAGGCCTACACGTTCCGGCAGGAGTGCATGGAGCTCAAGGCCAAGGTGGAGCGCCTCGCCGGCCTCCTCCGCCAGGCCGCGCGCGCCGACCTCTACGAGCGCCCGGCGCGCCGCATCTTCGACGACACCGAGAAGGCGCTCGACAAGGCGCTGGCCCTCGTCGACAAGTGCCGCGCCCACGGCCTCGTCCGCCGCGTCTTCACCATCATCCCCGCGGGCTCCTTCAAGAAGATGACCAACCAGCTCGACAACTCCGTCGGCGACCTCTCCTGGCTCCTCCGCGTCTCCTCGTCggccggcgacgacgacgacgacctcGACGCCCACATCGGACTCCCGCCCATCGCGCAGAACGAGCCCATCCTCTTCCTCATCTGGGAGCAGATCGCCGTGCTCTACACCGGCAACCTCGACGCCCGCGCCGACGCCGCCGCCAGCCTCGTCTCGCTCGCGCGCGACAATGACAGGTACTGCAAGCTCATCATAGAGGAGGACGGCGTGCCGCCGCTGCTCAAGCTCGTCAAGGAGCCGCACCTCGAGGGGCAGGAGAACTGCGCGCTCGCCATCGGCCTGCTGGGCCGCGACCCGGAGTGCGTCGAGCAGATGGTCCAGGCCGGGGTGTGCCTCGCCTTCGCCAAGGTGCTCAAGGAGGGACCCATGAAGGTGCAGGCCATGCTGGCCTGGGCCGTCTCGGAGCTCGCCGCCAACCACCCCAAGTGCCAGGACGCCTTCGCGCAGCACAACGTCATCCGGCTGCTcgtcggccacctcgctttcgaGACGGTGCAGGAGCACTCCAAGTACGCCGTCACGTCCAAGATGTCGATACACTCCGTGCTGATGGACAGAAAGAACAACGCCGCCTCTGCGGTTCAGCCGGACTTGCTGGATGCAGGGGAGCACGCCGGCATGAGGTATCCGACTGGACACGTTCCCCAGGGCAAGAACGAGATCCACAGTCTGGTGCAGTCCACCATGGCTGCGAAGCCTAACGGAGGCAGTGGTAAGCACAGCAACATATCATCCACTAGTAACGCTGGTGTCGCGGCAACGAAGCAGCACAACGCGTCACTGTCAGGAACGAGTACAAGGGGCAGGGAGTTCGAGGACCCTGAGACGAAGGCATACATGAAAGCTAACGCAGCCAAGGCGCTGTGGCAGCTTGCCAAGGGAAACGCCGCTATCTGTAAGAACATCACGGAGTCAAGGGCTCTGCTCTGCTTCGCCGTTCTCCTCGAGAAAGGTGAAGGTGACGTGCAGTATAATTCCGCAATGGCTCTCATGGAGATCTGCTGCGTGGCCGAGCAGAATTCCGA
This portion of the Zea mays cultivar B73 chromosome 2, Zm-B73-REFERENCE-NAM-5.0, whole genome shotgun sequence genome encodes:
- the LOC100383963 gene encoding uncharacterized protein isoform X1 produces the protein MGAFFSKQVDRRKLVAAEKRALATRLSSSGDTFPGSEHRPADRKRWMAELGAGRLRVHQVVWPGTHDSATDRIGVPFVTRPFAQCQSLSVYEQLALGARVLDVRVQKGRRVCHGVLATYPVDVVLDDVTRFLGETESEVVVLEVRTEFGHEDPPEFGRFLVERLGEHLLIPQDEAVFHKTVAELLPRRVICVWKPRRSPAPGPGEPLWSAGYLRDNWIDTDLPETKFESNLKFLGQQPPVAGRGFLYRVENTVTPRPDNPVVCVWPVTRRIHGYARMFIAEVFAKGLGDKLQVFSTDFIDGDFVDACAGVTKARVDGTA
- the LOC100383135 gene encoding ARO1-like protein 2, giving the protein MDDLKQILARPIQLAEQVIKWSDEAYTFRQECMELKAKVERLAGLLRQAARADLYERPARRIFDDTEKALDKALALVDKCRAHGLVRRVFTIIPAGSFKKMTNQLDNSVGDLSWLLRVSSSAGDDDDDLDAHIGLPPIAQNEPILFLIWEQIAVLYTGNLDARADAAASLVSLARDNDRYCKLIIEEDGVPPLLKLVKEPHLEGQENCALAIGLLGRDPECVEQMVQAGVCLAFAKVLKEGPMKVQAMLAWAVSELAANHPKCQDAFAQHNVIRLLVGHLAFETVQEHSKYAVTSKMSIHSVLMDRKNNAASAVQPDLLDAGEHAGMRYPTGHVPQGKNEIHSLVQSTMAAKPNGGSGKHSNISSTSNAGVAATKQHNASLSGTSTRGREFEDPETKAYMKANAAKALWQLAKGNAAICKNITESRALLCFAVLLEKGEGDVQYNSAMALMEICCVAEQNSDLRRSAFKPTSPAARAVVDQFLRVVEKAEYDDLLIPCIISLGCLSRTFRATETRIIGPLVKLLDEREADVSREAAIALTKFACTDNYLHVDHTKAIISAGGAKHLVQLVYFSEQVVQIASLTLACYIAHNVPDSEELAQAEILTVLEWASKQAYMVQDPVIDNLLPEAKIRLELYQSRGAKGYY